A portion of the Clostridiales bacterium genome contains these proteins:
- a CDS encoding ribonuclease III domain-containing protein, translating to MFKNMMQNLKDINDMPDEKINMLNPLVLAYIGDSVYELYIRTSMLADNTESNVHKLHILSIKYVKAHAQFETLHRIQDILTEEELNIVRRGRNSKSGFVPKNADVCEYRNATGFEALLGYMYLKGDIKRLMDILNCSMAEKKSDEGVH from the coding sequence ATGTTTAAAAATATGATGCAAAATTTAAAAGATATAAATGATATGCCGGATGAAAAGATAAATATGTTAAATCCTCTGGTGCTTGCTTATATCGGCGATTCAGTATATGAATTGTATATAAGGACCTCCATGCTTGCAGATAATACTGAGTCGAATGTTCATAAACTTCATATACTGTCGATAAAATATGTGAAGGCACATGCACAATTTGAGACTCTTCACAGGATACAGGATATACTGACGGAGGAGGAACTGAACATTGTAAGGAGAGGCCGAAATTCGAAATCGGGATTTGTACCCAAAAATGCCGACGTATGCGAATACAGAAATGCTACAGGATTTGAAGCACTTTTGGGATATATGTATTTAAAGGGTGACATAAAGAGGCTGATGGATATTTTAAATTGTTCTATGGCAGAAAAGAAAAGTGACGAAGGGGTGCATTAA
- the cysS gene encoding cysteine--tRNA ligase produces the protein MKIFNTLTKSKEDFHTLNPGKVLMYVCGPTVYDYFHIGNARTFISFDTIRRYLEYRGYNVRYVQNFTDIDDRMIKRANESNITVRELGDRFIREYFKDADALGIERATVHPRATENIDDIIKFIKDLEDKGYAYNVDGDVYFNARKFSGYGKLSHQKLDDLEAGARIEINEKKLDPMDFALWKKQKQGEPAWDSPWGKGRPGWHIECSTMASKYLGNTIDIHGGGADLVFPHHENEIAQSEARTGKPFARYWMHSAFVNINNQKMSKSLNNFFTAREVLQKYSMEVIRLFMLSGHYRTPLNFNVELLEQAKSALDRLYNSVQNLEYLLDYAPDSELNPDEQKFYDSLDSYRDRFINVMDDDFNTADGLSVLFDLVREVNTNIKPDSPKKSIEKSISMIRELGKPFVLLQKTYGGELDEEILKLIRQRQTARKDKDWALADKIRDELKEKGVEIQDTQKGVKVLVDNKGTKKVYTV, from the coding sequence ATTAAAATATTTAATACTCTTACAAAATCTAAGGAGGACTTTCATACATTAAACCCGGGGAAAGTTTTAATGTATGTGTGCGGGCCAACGGTATATGATTATTTCCATATCGGGAATGCAAGGACATTTATCTCATTTGATACGATAAGAAGATATCTTGAATACAGGGGATACAATGTGAGATATGTACAGAATTTTACAGACATAGATGACAGGATGATCAAAAGGGCAAATGAAAGCAATATAACCGTAAGGGAGCTTGGCGATAGGTTTATCCGGGAATATTTCAAAGACGCAGATGCTTTAGGGATAGAGAGGGCGACAGTGCATCCAAGGGCTACGGAAAATATTGATGATATTATAAAATTTATCAAGGACCTTGAAGATAAAGGTTATGCTTATAATGTGGATGGAGATGTATATTTTAATGCGAGAAAGTTTAGCGGTTACGGAAAGCTTTCGCATCAAAAGCTTGATGATCTTGAGGCCGGAGCAAGGATTGAAATAAATGAGAAAAAATTAGATCCCATGGACTTTGCGTTATGGAAAAAGCAAAAACAAGGCGAACCGGCATGGGATAGCCCATGGGGAAAGGGAAGGCCGGGGTGGCATATCGAGTGCTCTACCATGGCTTCAAAGTATTTGGGAAATACGATAGATATACATGGAGGCGGAGCCGATCTCGTATTTCCACACCATGAAAATGAGATCGCCCAGAGCGAAGCTAGGACCGGGAAGCCTTTTGCAAGATACTGGATGCATAGCGCTTTTGTAAACATAAATAATCAAAAAATGTCAAAATCGCTGAACAATTTCTTTACCGCAAGGGAAGTACTTCAAAAATATAGTATGGAAGTAATAAGGCTGTTCATGTTATCGGGACATTACAGGACGCCTTTGAACTTTAATGTCGAGCTTTTGGAGCAGGCAAAATCTGCCCTTGATAGGTTATACAATTCAGTACAAAACCTCGAGTATCTCCTTGATTATGCTCCTGATAGTGAATTGAATCCCGATGAGCAAAAGTTTTATGACAGCCTCGATTCATACAGGGATAGATTTATAAATGTAATGGACGATGACTTTAATACGGCTGATGGCCTTTCGGTATTATTCGATCTCGTAAGAGAAGTAAATACGAATATCAAGCCCGATTCACCTAAAAAGTCTATCGAAAAGTCTATCAGCATGATAAGAGAGCTTGGAAAACCATTTGTACTGCTGCAAAAGACATATGGCGGAGAACTTGATGAAGAGATATTAAAACTTATCCGGCAAAGGCAGACAGCAAGGAAAGATAAGGATTGGGCGCTTGCAGACAAAATAAGGGATGAACTTAAAGAAAAGGGCGTTGAAATACAGGATACTCAAAAGGGAGTAAAAGTACTTGTCGATAATAAAGGTACAAAAAAGGTTTATACTGTTTAA
- a CDS encoding DUF1002 domain-containing protein: MYKMLISAIAIILISFQSVAAGSTGILCIGADIKSQEKDRIYKELNINANAACVTLDHKEEKNYLPGVSSQSINSKASVCSYVVNNNSEGLRVYTKNIAYVTPEMIASSMITAGIKDVDLKVISPYSISGSTAVISIIKAYEKLEGSDISKDVKIAAAEELVFMGDLGQKIGMQKSLQFTNEIKKAVVKDKTADINAIKKIISNNEKRFNISLDDMEKKSIISIMDRVRKSDLSENQIAAQQKNFSTYFNDFSETTVKTGFLRTIIHRLLYFLKEVSMYFTKK, from the coding sequence ATGTATAAAATGCTCATATCTGCTATTGCTATAATTTTAATATCTTTTCAGAGTGTGGCTGCCGGCAGCACAGGTATATTATGTATTGGGGCGGATATAAAAAGTCAGGAAAAGGACCGGATATATAAAGAACTCAATATAAATGCAAATGCTGCATGTGTTACACTGGACCACAAAGAGGAAAAAAATTATCTGCCGGGGGTTTCCTCACAGAGTATAAATTCAAAGGCGTCTGTATGCTCGTATGTTGTAAATAATAATTCCGAAGGTCTGAGGGTTTATACAAAAAATATTGCATATGTCACCCCTGAGATGATAGCAAGCAGCATGATTACTGCGGGCATAAAGGATGTTGATTTAAAAGTCATATCACCTTATAGTATATCGGGTAGCACAGCGGTGATATCAATAATAAAAGCCTATGAAAAACTTGAAGGCAGCGATATTTCAAAAGATGTAAAAATAGCTGCTGCAGAAGAACTTGTATTTATGGGGGATTTAGGGCAGAAGATAGGCATGCAAAAATCGCTTCAGTTTACGAATGAAATAAAAAAAGCGGTTGTTAAAGATAAAACGGCTGATATTAATGCCATAAAGAAAATAATTTCTAATAATGAAAAAAGATTTAATATATCATTAGATGACATGGAGAAGAAAAGCATTATATCGATTATGGACAGGGTTAGAAAATCCGATTTAAGCGAGAATCAGATTGCGGCCCAGCAAAAAAATTTTTCCACATATTTCAATGATTTTTCTGAGACTACAGTGAAAACAGGTTTTCTCAGGACGATAATTCACAGGCTTCTTTATTTTTTGAAGGAAGTTTCTATGTATTTTACTAAAAAATAG
- a CDS encoding ABC transporter permease — protein sequence MNLKHVFIVFKKELIDMFRDKKTIISSILIPILIFPVMYGFMGFSTKKLIKDTQEKGIEVAIKAEDNNSSIVKFLKERKELKIVDADDAVGALRKGTVKVIIFVGSGFDDAVKDGKPVPLTVQYDDTNQTSTMGEGMVREIIGQFSSEIVSQRLQEKGIDPAIINPVNIIEKKLGPQNNQDNGMGLMIFSMLLPLMLAIYSASSVLPAATDNGAGEKERGTLEPLLTTQANRLSLLMGKYFAITVAGIIGTLASMVGLFIAQKFNPEILGQGNVFSISTVIIIALATVSLTLIFAALELAVSIYARSFKEAQTYLSPITIVAMVPAFAVYMIDPKNIPIGYFNIPIVNIVCIMKELIVSIVNPLHIIIAFAWAIIYIIIAIMFARYMFTRESVVFRV from the coding sequence ATGAATCTAAAACATGTCTTTATAGTATTCAAAAAAGAACTTATCGATATGTTCAGAGATAAAAAAACTATTATATCGAGCATACTGATCCCGATCTTGATTTTTCCTGTAATGTATGGATTTATGGGATTCAGCACAAAGAAGTTGATCAAGGATACACAGGAGAAGGGAATCGAAGTAGCCATAAAAGCTGAAGATAATAATTCATCCATAGTGAAGTTCCTGAAGGAGAGAAAAGAGCTTAAGATAGTGGATGCTGATGATGCCGTCGGTGCGCTGCGAAAGGGTACCGTCAAGGTCATAATTTTTGTAGGTAGCGGTTTTGACGATGCCGTTAAAGATGGTAAGCCTGTGCCCTTGACTGTACAGTACGATGATACAAATCAAACATCCACGATGGGCGAGGGGATGGTAAGGGAGATTATAGGCCAATTTTCTTCAGAAATTGTAAGCCAAAGGCTTCAGGAAAAGGGAATCGATCCTGCAATAATAAATCCGGTAAATATTATAGAGAAAAAACTGGGGCCTCAAAATAATCAGGATAACGGCATGGGGCTTATGATTTTTTCTATGCTTTTACCTTTAATGCTTGCGATATATTCTGCAAGCAGCGTACTTCCTGCGGCAACGGATAACGGCGCCGGAGAAAAAGAAAGAGGCACTCTTGAACCGCTGCTTACAACTCAGGCGAACAGGTTGTCCCTTTTGATGGGAAAATATTTTGCTATAACTGTGGCAGGAATAATAGGAACGTTAGCATCTATGGTAGGGCTTTTCATAGCTCAGAAATTCAATCCTGAAATACTCGGCCAGGGGAATGTTTTTTCTATTTCAACTGTTATTATAATTGCGCTTGCCACTGTTTCGCTCACATTGATATTCGCAGCATTGGAGCTTGCAGTAAGTATATATGCGAGATCCTTTAAAGAAGCGCAGACTTATTTAAGCCCCATTACGATAGTCGCTATGGTACCTGCATTTGCAGTTTATATGATAGATCCCAAGAATATACCGATAGGATATTTTAACATACCGATAGTAAATATAGTCTGCATAATGAAGGAACTCATAGTTAGCATAGTCAACCCCCTTCATATCATAATAGCGTTTGCCTGGGCTATAATTTATATTATAATCGCCATCATGTTTGCAAGATATATGTTTACCAGAGAAAGTGTGGTATTCAGAGTGTAA
- a CDS encoding ATP-binding cassette domain-containing protein has product MITVRGLSKKFKAFEAVKRISFEAREGEVLGLLGENGAGKTTTLRMLATMLKPTEGTAEINGFDLLKQPDRVRGEIGILFGGEVGIYDRLTARENIRYFAELNNMEDSAIDKRIDELADMLDMKDYIDKRVGKFSRGMKQKVSIARAIVHNPKVMLFDEPTSGLDVTSTRIIHEFIEDCRKQGKIIIFSSHTMSEVEKLCDRIVIIHKGVIVADGDIPTLRKHFNNEDLEDVFIELVGGKR; this is encoded by the coding sequence ATGATCACTGTAAGAGGCCTTTCAAAGAAGTTCAAGGCCTTTGAAGCGGTAAAGAGAATCAGCTTTGAGGCGAGAGAGGGGGAGGTGCTGGGACTGCTTGGGGAAAATGGCGCAGGAAAGACTACAACCTTAAGGATGCTTGCAACAATGTTAAAGCCGACTGAGGGTACCGCCGAAATAAACGGATTTGATTTATTAAAGCAGCCTGACAGAGTAAGAGGAGAAATAGGAATACTTTTCGGCGGCGAGGTTGGAATATATGACAGACTTACTGCAAGGGAAAATATAAGATACTTTGCAGAGCTTAACAATATGGAAGACTCTGCTATAGACAAAAGAATAGATGAACTTGCCGATATGCTTGATATGAAGGATTATATCGATAAGAGGGTGGGCAAATTTTCAAGAGGCATGAAGCAAAAAGTTTCAATTGCAAGGGCTATAGTGCATAATCCCAAGGTTATGCTGTTTGATGAGCCTACCTCAGGTCTGGATGTGACTTCCACGAGGATCATACATGAATTTATAGAGGATTGCAGGAAACAGGGTAAGATAATAATTTTTTCGAGTCATACAATGAGCGAAGTCGAGAAACTCTGCGACAGGATAGTTATAATCCATAAGGGCGTCATTGTTGCAGACGGAGACATACCCACCCTTAGAAAGCATTTTAACAATGAGGACCTTGAAGATGTATTTATAGAACTGGTAGGTGGTAAGCGATGA
- the ispF gene encoding 2-C-methyl-D-erythritol 2,4-cyclodiphosphate synthase, producing the protein MRVGIGYDVHRLVKGSKLIIGGVEIEYEKGLLGHSDADVLIHAIIDAIFGAAALGDIGMHFPDTDRKYKGISSIVLLEKTAMLLKISGYAVNNIDATVIAEKPKMSPYIGKMRENISGALDIGLENISIKAKTEEGLGFTGNEDGISSIAVASICKNINEIGDD; encoded by the coding sequence ATGAGAGTAGGAATAGGTTATGATGTTCACAGGCTTGTCAAAGGAAGTAAACTGATTATCGGAGGTGTGGAAATCGAATATGAAAAGGGGCTTTTGGGCCATTCTGATGCCGATGTGCTGATCCATGCCATTATAGATGCTATATTTGGTGCCGCTGCTCTCGGGGATATAGGCATGCATTTTCCGGATACTGATAGAAAATATAAGGGGATATCGAGTATTGTTCTTTTGGAAAAAACTGCTATGCTATTAAAGATTTCAGGGTATGCTGTGAATAATATAGATGCTACAGTAATTGCCGAGAAGCCTAAGATGTCTCCTTATATAGGAAAGATGAGGGAAAATATATCGGGCGCATTGGATATTGGATTAGAGAATATAAGCATAAAAGCAAAGACCGAAGAGGGACTCGGGTTTACAGGGAATGAAGATGGCATATCATCGATAGCTGTTGCGAGTATATGTAAAAATATTAACGAGATTGGAGATGATTGA
- the ispD gene encoding 2-C-methyl-D-erythritol 4-phosphate cytidylyltransferase gives MYKNLRVGAIIAAAGKSSRMGNINKLFIKLGRREILAEVLNVFSSTSCIDSIVIVCGEDTVDRCRKDIVEKYSISKVSKIIPGGAERQFSVLKGLIALYGMCDIVLIHDGARPFVREETIKKSVEEAYIYGAAACAVPVKDTIKIVDSDKFTLNTPDRNKVYAVQTPQAFKYNIIYDAHIKAKKSGFIGTDDTMLVERAGSRVKLFEGSYDNIKITTPDDIYIAEAIIKHRNNTDF, from the coding sequence ATGTACAAAAATTTAAGAGTGGGAGCCATTATAGCTGCAGCAGGCAAGAGCAGCCGTATGGGCAATATAAATAAGCTTTTTATTAAATTAGGCCGAAGGGAAATACTTGCAGAAGTATTAAATGTATTCAGCAGTACAAGCTGTATAGATAGCATAGTTATAGTTTGCGGTGAAGATACAGTTGACAGATGCAGAAAAGATATCGTTGAAAAATACAGCATATCTAAAGTTTCCAAGATTATACCGGGAGGCGCTGAAAGGCAGTTTTCCGTATTGAAAGGTCTGATTGCATTATACGGCATGTGCGATATTGTTTTGATACATGACGGTGCAAGGCCTTTTGTAAGAGAAGAAACAATCAAAAAAAGTGTAGAAGAAGCGTATATATATGGCGCCGCAGCCTGTGCGGTTCCCGTCAAAGATACCATAAAAATAGTCGATTCGGATAAATTTACTCTCAATACTCCAGACAGGAATAAGGTTTACGCAGTTCAAACACCTCAGGCTTTCAAATATAACATAATATATGATGCTCATATAAAAGCAAAAAAAAGCGGCTTTATAGGCACCGATGATACTATGCTTGTTGAAAGGGCAGGCTCAAGGGTGAAACTTTTTGAAGGCAGCTATGATAACATAAAAATAACGACTCCTGATGACATATATATAGCTGAGGCTATAATAAAGCACAGGAACAATACAGACTTTTAA
- a CDS encoding PIN/TRAM domain-containing protein, giving the protein MVNKIIRWLLTLCGLIIGYALSVVIVDAQIIKVQHGALIAYIVLTLIGGIIMYIISPLIINLVWKLSEFIEGATQKMPMNDIIVAVFGLITGLIIANLFSGPFNGLPYNIGTIIVIILNIVLGSVGVNIAIKRKEEFYNVFSFFKKFGSKQKYMKSEHSRVQPKILDTSVIIDGRIFDICQTGFVEGPLIIPNFVLEELRHIADSSDSLKRNRGRRGLDILNKIQKELNIPVEIIEKDFPDIGEVDSKLLKLSQILGGKVITNDYNLNKIAEFQGVAVLNINELANAVKPVVLPGEEMAIQVVKDGKENGQGIAYLDDGTMIVVDGGRKFIGENIDVVVTSVLQTAAGRMIFAKPKAQMERAV; this is encoded by the coding sequence TTGGTTAATAAAATAATAAGATGGCTGCTTACCCTCTGTGGACTTATAATCGGTTATGCACTTTCAGTTGTCATAGTTGATGCACAGATTATAAAGGTTCAACATGGTGCTCTTATAGCATACATTGTACTGACATTAATTGGTGGAATTATAATGTATATAATATCTCCATTGATTATTAATTTGGTGTGGAAATTGTCTGAATTTATAGAGGGCGCAACGCAGAAAATGCCGATGAACGATATAATCGTAGCAGTTTTTGGGCTTATAACCGGTCTTATAATTGCAAACTTATTTTCAGGTCCGTTTAACGGTTTGCCATATAATATAGGAACAATCATCGTTATAATACTGAATATAGTATTAGGCTCTGTAGGAGTGAATATCGCGATTAAGAGAAAAGAGGAATTTTACAATGTTTTTTCCTTTTTTAAAAAGTTTGGCTCCAAACAGAAATATATGAAGAGCGAACACAGCAGGGTGCAGCCTAAAATACTTGATACAAGCGTTATAATTGATGGAAGGATTTTTGATATATGTCAAACAGGATTTGTTGAAGGTCCGCTTATTATCCCTAATTTTGTACTGGAAGAACTCAGGCATATAGCCGATTCGTCCGACAGCCTCAAAAGGAACAGGGGAAGAAGAGGGCTGGATATTTTAAACAAAATACAAAAAGAACTTAACATTCCTGTTGAAATAATCGAAAAGGACTTTCCGGATATCGGAGAAGTTGATTCAAAGCTTTTGAAGCTTTCCCAGATTCTTGGCGGGAAAGTAATAACCAATGATTACAACTTGAATAAGATAGCTGAATTTCAAGGTGTAGCGGTACTGAACATAAACGAGCTTGCAAATGCCGTCAAGCCTGTCGTTCTTCCCGGGGAAGAGATGGCTATCCAGGTTGTCAAAGATGGCAAGGAAAATGGCCAGGGTATTGCTTATCTTGATGATGGTACGATGATTGTAGTTGACGGAGGCAGAAAGTTTATCGGCGAAAATATCGATGTCGTTGTTACGAGTGTGCTTCAAACGGCAGCAGGCAGGATGATTTTTGCAAAACCCAAAGCACAGATGGAGAGGGCAGTATAA
- a CDS encoding CarD family transcriptional regulator — protein MFNIGDKIVYPMHGAGIIVSIEEKEVLKEKKKYYIMKIPIDDMKVMIPIDSMDDFRIRNIISYNEYMEIIRYLKRGKNYINESWSKRYRTNMERIKRGDTLSLADVIRELYLRENKKGLSPAEKKILEKTEQIFYSELILVTGLKLDEVKSIIKDAVLNK, from the coding sequence ATGTTTAACATAGGTGATAAAATTGTGTATCCTATGCATGGAGCAGGCATCATCGTATCGATCGAAGAAAAAGAAGTATTAAAAGAAAAAAAGAAGTATTATATTATGAAAATTCCTATCGATGATATGAAAGTAATGATTCCTATAGATTCAATGGACGATTTCAGGATCAGGAATATAATAAGTTATAATGAATATATGGAGATTATCCGTTATCTGAAAAGGGGAAAAAACTATATAAATGAGAGCTGGAGCAAAAGATACAGGACAAACATGGAAAGGATCAAAAGGGGGGATACCTTAAGCCTTGCAGATGTTATAAGGGAATTATACTTGAGGGAAAATAAGAAGGGGCTTTCGCCTGCGGAAAAGAAGATACTTGAAAAAACCGAGCAAATATTTTATAGTGAACTTATATTGGTTACAGGACTTAAGCTTGATGAAGTTAAAAGTATAATAAAGGATGCAGTTCTTAATAAATAG
- a CDS encoding ABC transporter ATP-binding protein: MEKLLEVKNLKKYFPVENGIFGRSKQYVKAVDDVTFDIYKSETFGLVGESGCGKSTTGMMIVNLLRPTSGQIIFEGHDITKLNKKEQRRFHKNIQIIFQDPYASLDPRMTIGDIIAEPIKINNIAKGAEVEKRVQKLLDYVGLASYHRNRYPHEFSGGQRQRVGIARALAVNPKLIVCDEPVSALDVSIQAQVLNLLHDLQKEFNLTYLFIAHGLNVVKHMSRRVGVMYLGKLVEIADAQILYSHPEHPYTKALLSAIPVPDPTKKRERILLNGDVPSPLNPPGGCRFHTRCKYCMDICKSKEPELKMAGENHRVACHLYK; the protein is encoded by the coding sequence ATGGAAAAGCTACTTGAAGTTAAAAATCTGAAAAAATACTTTCCCGTGGAGAATGGGATATTTGGAAGATCAAAGCAATATGTGAAGGCTGTCGACGATGTGACATTCGATATATATAAGAGCGAAACATTTGGGCTTGTCGGGGAATCAGGGTGTGGAAAATCCACGACTGGTATGATGATAGTCAATTTATTAAGACCAACGTCTGGTCAAATAATATTTGAAGGTCATGATATAACTAAGCTTAATAAAAAAGAACAGAGAAGATTCCATAAAAACATTCAGATAATATTCCAGGACCCATATGCCTCCCTTGATCCCAGAATGACAATCGGTGACATAATCGCTGAACCGATAAAAATCAATAATATTGCAAAAGGAGCTGAAGTCGAGAAAAGGGTGCAAAAATTACTGGACTATGTTGGGCTTGCAAGCTATCATAGAAATAGATACCCTCATGAATTTAGCGGAGGGCAGAGACAGAGAGTGGGTATCGCCAGGGCTCTTGCTGTGAATCCCAAACTCATAGTATGCGATGAGCCTGTATCGGCCCTGGATGTTTCAATACAGGCACAGGTATTGAATCTTCTCCATGATCTGCAGAAAGAATTTAATCTGACTTATCTTTTTATAGCTCACGGACTGAATGTTGTGAAACACATGAGCAGAAGGGTGGGAGTCATGTATCTTGGGAAGCTGGTTGAAATTGCGGATGCCCAAATTTTGTATTCACATCCTGAGCATCCTTATACAAAAGCGCTTTTATCAGCGATTCCCGTACCGGATCCGACGAAAAAAAGGGAGAGGATACTTTTAAACGGCGATGTCCCAAGCCCTTTAAACCCACCTGGAGGCTGCAGATTCCATACCAGATGCAAGTACTGCATGGATATATGCAAAAGTAAAGAGCCTGAATTAAAAATGGCAGGCGAGAATCATAGAGTCGCGTGCCATCTATATAAATGA
- a CDS encoding ABC transporter ATP-binding protein — protein sequence MLLEVKDLVTQFKLKDGTFNAVDGMSFNIDNGEIVALVGESGCGKSVTSLSILGLIPNPPGKVIRGEILFKGKDILKKTRREMQDIRGNEISMIFQEPMTSLNPLFTIGKQITETLIRHKKMGREEAKERAVEMLDLVGIPSPGERFKNYPHQMSGGMRQRVMIAMALACNPELLIADEPTTALDVTIQAQILDLILKLKNKLNTAVLLITHDLGVVAEVADRVVVMYCGKVVESGSVKEIFAKPLHPYTEGLLLSIPKIDEKKEELFMIPGTVPNPLNMPAGCAFSTRCSKCMEKCIRKMPQLVKYGDRQIRCFMYGLDEGGRE from the coding sequence ATGTTACTTGAAGTCAAAGACTTGGTTACACAGTTTAAATTAAAAGACGGTACCTTTAACGCTGTAGATGGTATGAGTTTTAATATAGATAATGGAGAGATTGTTGCATTGGTCGGCGAATCGGGTTGCGGTAAAAGTGTCACATCCCTTTCCATACTCGGACTTATTCCAAATCCCCCGGGGAAAGTAATACGTGGGGAAATATTGTTTAAGGGAAAGGATATTTTAAAAAAAACCAGAAGAGAGATGCAGGATATAAGAGGAAACGAAATATCAATGATATTTCAGGAGCCCATGACTTCGTTAAATCCTCTGTTTACAATTGGAAAGCAGATTACGGAAACTCTCATAAGGCATAAAAAAATGGGGAGGGAAGAGGCAAAAGAGAGGGCTGTCGAAATGCTTGATTTGGTTGGCATTCCGTCTCCCGGAGAAAGATTTAAAAATTACCCCCATCAGATGAGCGGCGGGATGAGGCAGAGGGTTATGATTGCCATGGCTCTTGCCTGCAATCCGGAGCTTTTGATAGCAGATGAACCTACGACCGCCCTGGATGTTACAATACAGGCACAGATACTGGATCTTATTTTGAAACTTAAAAACAAATTAAATACCGCCGTGCTGCTTATTACCCACGATCTTGGCGTTGTTGCGGAAGTAGCTGATAGAGTGGTTGTGATGTATTGCGGCAAGGTTGTTGAAAGCGGCAGTGTCAAAGAAATATTTGCAAAACCGCTTCACCCTTATACTGAGGGTCTGCTCCTTTCTATTCCGAAAATTGATGAAAAAAAGGAAGAATTGTTCATGATACCCGGTACTGTCCCGAATCCTTTGAACATGCCGGCAGGCTGTGCTTTTAGCACAAGATGTTCAAAGTGCATGGAAAAATGTATAAGAAAAATGCCCCAGCTTGTAAAATATGGCGATCGCCAGATAAGGTGCTTTATGTATGGTTTAGATGAAGGGGGGAGGGAATAG
- a CDS encoding ABC transporter permease → MENNLELNTGKSIDVRKAYSPLKEMWRILSKNKAAMVGLAIIVILIFVALFGKILMPYDPYKGDLSQSLKPPSPSHIFGIDEQGRDILSRVIDGTKISLRVGIFAVAIALTSGIILGSAAGYYGGKTDMIIMRIMDIILAFPSMLLAIAFMSALGKGIDKAIVAISIVTIPEYARIVRGSILSVKENEYVQAARIVGNSDAAIIFKHILPNVMSPIIVRATLGISTAILDTSALGFLGLGVQPPYAEWGSMLGSGRGYFSNAPHIILFPGLAITITVLAFNLLGDGLRDALDPKLR, encoded by the coding sequence ATGGAAAACAACCTTGAGTTAAACACAGGAAAAAGTATAGATGTGAGGAAGGCATATTCTCCTTTGAAGGAAATGTGGAGGATATTGAGTAAAAATAAAGCGGCGATGGTCGGACTTGCTATAATAGTGATCCTTATATTCGTTGCGCTTTTTGGAAAAATTTTGATGCCTTATGATCCTTATAAGGGTGATCTTTCACAGAGTCTGAAGCCTCCTTCCCCATCCCATATCTTTGGCATAGACGAGCAGGGGAGGGACATATTAAGCAGGGTTATAGATGGTACCAAGATATCGCTTAGAGTCGGAATTTTCGCAGTCGCAATTGCACTGACATCAGGTATAATACTGGGGTCGGCCGCAGGATACTATGGCGGTAAAACCGATATGATTATAATGAGAATCATGGATATAATCCTTGCCTTTCCCTCAATGCTTCTTGCAATAGCGTTTATGAGCGCTCTCGGGAAGGGCATCGATAAAGCCATAGTCGCAATAAGTATAGTCACTATACCTGAGTATGCGAGGATCGTAAGGGGCTCGATCCTATCGGTAAAGGAGAATGAATATGTTCAGGCTGCGCGCATCGTGGGAAACAGCGATGCGGCTATTATTTTCAAGCACATTCTTCCAAATGTGATGTCACCTATAATTGTAAGGGCAACGCTCGGGATTTCAACGGCAATACTTGATACGTCCGCCTTGGGCTTTTTAGGCCTCGGAGTTCAGCCGCCATATGCCGAATGGGGCAGCATGCTTGGTTCTGGAAGAGGGTATTTCAGCAACGCCCCCCATATAATATTATTTCCGGGACTTGCCATAACTATAACCGTGCTTGCGTTTAATCTTCTGGGAGACGGTTTGAGAGATGCATTGGATCCGAAACTTCGTTGA